In Thauera sedimentorum, a single genomic region encodes these proteins:
- the waaC gene encoding lipopolysaccharide heptosyltransferase I, whose protein sequence is MRVLLVKTSSLGDVIHTLPALTDAARAIPGIRFDWVVEEAFAEIPAWHPAVDRVIPVAIRRWRKAPFRAWTSGEWRRFTRELLHVRHDLTIDAQGLLKSALLTRYASTPVHGLDRASAREPLAARFYTHRHPVARGRHAVERTRELFARALGYPVPTGAGSYGLDRTRVLAGAGEAANVAVAADARPYLVFLHGTTWTTKHWPEAYWRRLIETAIAAGWPVRLPWGNEVERARAERLATGLADATVLPRLPLAGIAAQLAGARACVAVDTGLGHLAAALDVPTISLFGPTNPGYTGAWGPRQIHLASDFSCAPCLAKTCAYQPSAAERERFDLERDWPLCFTRVDAAQVWQRLQPLLDEAHA, encoded by the coding sequence ATGCGGGTGCTGCTGGTCAAGACCTCCTCGCTGGGCGACGTCATCCACACCCTGCCGGCGCTCACCGACGCCGCGCGCGCCATCCCCGGCATCCGCTTCGACTGGGTAGTGGAAGAGGCCTTCGCCGAGATCCCCGCCTGGCATCCGGCGGTCGACCGCGTCATCCCGGTAGCCATCCGGCGCTGGCGCAAGGCGCCGTTCCGCGCGTGGACCAGCGGCGAATGGCGGCGCTTCACCCGCGAGCTACTGCACGTCCGCCACGACCTCACCATCGACGCCCAGGGCCTGCTCAAAAGTGCCCTGCTCACCCGCTACGCCAGCACCCCGGTGCACGGCCTGGACCGCGCCTCTGCCCGCGAACCACTGGCCGCGCGCTTCTACACCCACCGCCACCCGGTCGCCCGCGGCCGCCACGCGGTGGAGCGCACCCGCGAGCTGTTCGCCCGCGCGCTCGGCTACCCCGTCCCCACCGGAGCCGGCAGCTATGGCCTGGACCGCACGCGCGTGCTCGCGGGCGCCGGCGAAGCCGCCAATGTGGCCGTGGCGGCCGACGCCCGCCCTTATCTCGTCTTCCTGCACGGCACCACCTGGACCACCAAGCACTGGCCCGAGGCCTACTGGCGACGCCTGATCGAAACCGCCATTGCCGCCGGCTGGCCGGTACGCCTGCCCTGGGGCAACGAGGTCGAACGGGCTCGCGCGGAACGCCTGGCGACTGGCCTGGCCGATGCCACAGTACTGCCCAGGCTGCCGCTCGCCGGTATTGCCGCGCAGCTTGCCGGCGCGCGCGCCTGCGTGGCGGTCGACACCGGCCTCGGCCACCTCGCCGCCGCGCTGGACGTGCCGACCATCTCGCTGTTCGGCCCCACCAACCCCGGCTACACCGGCGCCTGGGGCCCGCGCCAGATCCACCTGGCCAGCGACTTCTCCTGCGCGCCCTGCCTCGCCAAGACCTGCGCCTACCAGCCCAGCGCGGCCGAGCGCGAGCGCTTCGACCTGGAGCGCGACTGGCCGCTGTGCTTCACCCGCGTGGACGCCGCACAGGTCTGGCAGCGCCTGCAACCCCTGCTCGACGAGGCCCACGCCTGA
- a CDS encoding glycosyltransferase family 4 protein: protein MQLAFCLYKYFPFGGMQRNFLRIALACQARGHDIRVYVLEWQGEVPEGFELVRVPVRALVNHRRYRKFTDWVQADLARRPVDRVVGFNKMPGLDVYYAGDPCFEQKARALRGRFYRFSPRYRHFSAYERAVFDPTAHTRILMMSPVQKPMFVEHYGTPAHRFHQLPPGIARDRRAPPDAPAVRAAFRAEFGLADEDLLLLQIGSGFRIKGVDRTLAALASLPPPLAARTRLMVIGQDDDAPYRRQAAQLGVAGRVRFFKGRTDIPRFLLGADLLIHPAYNENTGNVLLEALAAGLPVLVTGICGFAHYVADADAGVVVSSAPFVQAELDAELARMLSDEPARRHWARNALAFADSADIYDMPERAADVILGRGRG from the coding sequence ATGCAGCTCGCCTTCTGCCTATACAAGTACTTCCCCTTCGGTGGCATGCAGCGCAACTTCCTGCGCATCGCGCTGGCCTGCCAGGCACGCGGCCACGACATCCGCGTGTATGTGCTGGAGTGGCAGGGCGAAGTACCGGAAGGCTTCGAGCTGGTGCGCGTGCCGGTGCGCGCCCTGGTCAATCACCGGCGCTATCGTAAGTTCACAGACTGGGTGCAGGCCGACCTCGCGCGCCGCCCGGTGGACCGCGTGGTCGGCTTCAACAAGATGCCTGGGCTGGACGTGTATTACGCCGGAGACCCCTGCTTCGAGCAGAAGGCGCGCGCACTGCGCGGGCGCTTCTACCGCTTCTCGCCACGCTACCGGCACTTTTCCGCATACGAGCGCGCGGTGTTCGACCCCACGGCGCACACCCGCATCCTGATGATGTCGCCGGTGCAGAAGCCGATGTTCGTCGAGCACTACGGCACCCCGGCGCACCGCTTCCACCAGCTGCCACCGGGCATCGCCCGCGACCGCCGCGCGCCGCCCGATGCGCCCGCGGTGCGCGCCGCCTTTCGCGCCGAGTTCGGGCTTGCTGACGAGGATCTGCTGCTGCTGCAGATCGGCTCGGGCTTCCGCATCAAGGGTGTGGACCGCACGCTGGCCGCGCTGGCCTCCCTGCCGCCGCCCCTCGCCGCACGCACCAGGCTGATGGTCATCGGCCAGGACGACGACGCCCCGTACCGCCGCCAGGCCGCGCAACTCGGCGTGGCCGGACGAGTGCGCTTCTTCAAGGGGCGCACCGACATCCCGCGCTTCCTGCTCGGCGCCGACCTGCTCATCCACCCGGCCTACAACGAGAACACCGGCAACGTGCTGCTGGAGGCACTGGCCGCCGGCCTGCCGGTGCTGGTCACCGGTATCTGCGGCTTCGCCCATTACGTCGCCGACGCCGATGCCGGCGTAGTAGTATCCAGCGCCCCCTTCGTGCAAGCCGAGCTCGACGCCGAGCTGGCGCGCATGCTCAGCGACGAGCCCGCCCGCCGGCACTGGGCGCGCAACGCACTGGCCTTCGCCGACAGCGCGGACATCTACGACATGCCCGAGCGTGCCGCCGACGTCATCCTCGGGCGGGGTCGCGGATGA
- the rfaP gene encoding lipopolysaccharide core heptose(I) kinase RfaP: MNQVTLAPPLDRLWAGRDPFAATAELARNAPPDAITRDVEGRRTLRFELDGRGYYLKLQSGIGWGRILGELARLRLPVLGAGNEWRAIGACHRLGVPTMNAVGYGERGRGWTHRTSFLVTEAIEPAVDLDTCTRGWVDAPPPLALKRALLAEVARIARTLHEGGLNHRDFYLCHFLLATEPPPSPAQLRVSLIDLHRVQIRARTPARWRNKDLAALYFSALRIGLTRRDKLRFLRAYFGAPLRTVLVREAGFLKWLEREAQRLLLRFDRKFAHRPALQK; encoded by the coding sequence ATGAACCAGGTGACGCTCGCGCCGCCGCTCGACCGGCTGTGGGCCGGGCGCGACCCCTTCGCCGCCACGGCCGAACTCGCCCGCAATGCGCCTCCCGACGCCATCACCCGCGACGTCGAGGGCCGCCGCACGCTGCGCTTCGAACTCGACGGGCGCGGCTACTACCTCAAGCTGCAAAGCGGCATCGGCTGGGGACGGATCCTCGGCGAGCTCGCACGCCTGCGCTTGCCGGTGCTCGGCGCGGGCAACGAATGGCGCGCCATCGGCGCCTGCCACCGCCTCGGCGTGCCGACGATGAACGCGGTCGGCTATGGCGAGCGCGGCCGAGGCTGGACGCACCGGACTTCCTTCCTGGTCACCGAGGCCATCGAGCCCGCGGTCGATCTCGACACCTGCACCCGCGGCTGGGTTGATGCCCCGCCGCCGCTGGCGCTGAAACGTGCGCTACTGGCGGAGGTGGCGCGCATCGCGCGCACGCTGCACGAAGGTGGGCTGAACCACCGCGATTTCTACCTTTGCCACTTCCTGCTCGCCACCGAGCCGCCACCCTCGCCCGCACAACTTCGCGTGTCGCTGATCGACCTGCACCGCGTGCAGATCCGCGCCCGCACGCCCGCGCGCTGGCGCAACAAGGATCTCGCCGCGCTGTATTTCTCCGCCTTGCGCATCGGCCTCACCCGGCGCGACAAGCTGCGCTTCCTGCGCGCCTACTTCGGCGCGCCACTGCGCACCGTCCTCGTCCGCGAAGCCGGTTTTCTTAAGTGGCTGGAGCGCGAGGCACAACGCCTCCTCCTGCGCTTCGATCGCAAGTTTGCCCACCGCCCCGCTCTGCAGAAATGA
- a CDS encoding lipopolysaccharide kinase InaA family protein — translation MIRWHTDISALGQHARHLFRSLNDTFLLDGRQITHDQISDVILVPADGKNYYVKRYNLAGKYLRRFLGRPRVVAEWRNLLLFARWGIPTAQVVAYGLERFVGLVFRRGALITEEIQGTVDLARMVRNRDPRLRQRAFVSALITQVAAIARALHDHRFAHNDLHWRNLLLQEQSGRVYLIDCPGGRFWFGPLLSYRVAKDLAALDRTARTCLTRTQRLRFYLEYSQKTRLDEADKRAIRYVMHAAEHRQKRKQRPA, via the coding sequence ATGATTCGCTGGCATACCGACATCTCTGCCCTCGGACAGCACGCCCGGCATCTCTTTCGTTCATTGAACGACACCTTCCTGCTCGATGGCCGGCAGATCACTCACGACCAGATCAGCGACGTCATCCTGGTGCCTGCAGACGGCAAGAACTACTACGTGAAGCGCTACAACCTGGCCGGCAAGTACCTTCGACGCTTTCTCGGTCGCCCGCGCGTCGTCGCCGAATGGCGAAACTTGTTGCTGTTCGCGCGCTGGGGCATACCGACCGCACAGGTTGTCGCATATGGACTCGAGCGCTTTGTGGGGCTGGTGTTTCGCCGAGGGGCATTGATCACGGAGGAAATTCAAGGCACCGTCGATCTTGCGCGCATGGTCCGCAACCGTGACCCCCGCCTGCGCCAGCGCGCTTTCGTAAGCGCACTCATCACTCAGGTCGCAGCCATCGCGCGTGCCCTCCACGATCATCGCTTTGCCCACAACGACCTGCACTGGCGCAATCTATTGCTCCAGGAGCAGAGCGGTCGCGTGTACCTGATCGACTGCCCGGGGGGGCGCTTCTGGTTCGGCCCCCTGCTAAGCTACCGGGTTGCCAAGGACTTGGCGGCGCTGGACCGCACCGCGCGCACCTGTCTGACTCGCACACAACGTCTGCGTTTTTACCTGGAGTATTCGCAGAAGACACGTCTGGACGAAGCGGACAAACGAGCAATCCGCTATGTCATGCACGCGGCCGAACACCGCCAGAAGCGCAAGCAGCGTCCGGCCTGA
- a CDS encoding glycosyltransferase family 2 protein, with amino-acid sequence MDSQKEITILIPNYRTPDITKICMRLLRKHTDLSRVRVVAIDNDSKDESLAYLRSLKWIDLIERKAEADDTPPRSHSRALDLALQTVDTPYVLSIHTDTFVKRDDWLDVLLAPFKADSNVAGVGSWKLESKTRLEILGRNIEKAWKLALYRLTGIRTFHPIRFDESLHYLRSHCAMYRTDVIRKLGTGFADGNSTAGSVMHRKMVEAGYRMVFLESEQLGQYVDHLNHATMVLNPELGSKQRSIREGHKRIRQKLRGIDAVGLLSDDSLDR; translated from the coding sequence ATGGATAGCCAGAAAGAGATCACGATCCTGATTCCCAACTACCGCACGCCGGATATCACCAAGATCTGCATGCGCCTGCTGCGCAAGCACACGGATCTGAGCCGGGTTCGGGTCGTCGCGATCGACAACGACTCCAAGGACGAGTCCCTTGCCTACCTCCGCTCGCTCAAATGGATAGACTTGATCGAGCGTAAAGCTGAGGCCGACGACACCCCGCCGCGCTCCCATTCGAGGGCACTCGACCTGGCGCTGCAGACTGTCGACACGCCCTACGTCCTGTCCATCCACACAGACACGTTCGTGAAACGGGACGACTGGCTGGATGTACTGCTCGCACCCTTCAAGGCGGATTCCAATGTCGCCGGGGTGGGTTCATGGAAGCTGGAATCCAAGACGCGCCTTGAAATCCTCGGACGCAACATCGAGAAGGCCTGGAAGCTCGCACTGTACCGCCTGACCGGCATCCGCACCTTCCACCCCATTCGTTTCGACGAAAGCCTGCATTACCTGCGCAGCCATTGCGCCATGTACCGCACCGACGTCATCCGCAAGCTTGGCACCGGGTTTGCCGATGGCAACAGCACGGCGGGCAGCGTCATGCACCGTAAGATGGTCGAAGCCGGATATCGCATGGTCTTCCTCGAATCCGAACAGCTCGGTCAATACGTGGATCACCTCAACCACGCCACGATGGTTCTCAATCCCGAACTCGGCAGCAAGCAGCGCAGCATTCGCGAAGGCCACAAGCGCATTCGCCAGAAACTCAGGGGCATCGACGCGGTGGGTCTGCTGTCCGATGACAGCCTTGACCGCTGA
- a CDS encoding lipopolysaccharide kinase InaA family protein: protein MTADNCSALPPPLLGRDALLAAGRTPPLPCRISLDDGSLLILLRTLRVLPGQRLVAEARWEDRPVLAKLYLDGDAARHATREAAGQGKLAAAGLPTPALLARRQSTDGMAILLTTWLDGAMTLAQERPSARPLQALDDVLELIGRLHAAGLIHSDLHPGNLLQHDGRWYLIDGDAISDATTLNARTDNLALFLAQFTGPDAPSAADALPAYRRGLGAGLAAPEAPALASRVERTLATRLQRYMEKTGRDCTRFVAQQSLSRRTLISRTEANWLAPLLTDPDHWLEQGKRLKSGRSATVARVASGGHDCVIKRYNLKNLAHAARRALRPTRAWHAWREAHRLTFLGIPTPAALAVVENRFGPLRGRAWLVTAWCEGPSLRELFARREDQTPNTDEARALTELFAALHRHRVTHGDLKASNLLWCDGRFHLIDLDATVQHHSNNAYRKAWARDRARLLANWPAGSRIAQWFDTHLPAAN from the coding sequence ATGACGGCCGACAACTGCTCCGCTCTGCCACCACCCTTGCTCGGCCGTGATGCGCTGCTCGCAGCCGGCCGCACGCCACCCCTGCCGTGCAGGATCTCACTCGACGACGGCAGCCTGCTGATTCTGCTCCGTACGTTGCGCGTTCTACCCGGTCAGCGCCTCGTGGCCGAAGCACGCTGGGAAGACCGCCCGGTCCTTGCCAAGCTTTACCTCGACGGCGATGCCGCCCGCCACGCCACGCGTGAAGCCGCGGGTCAGGGCAAGCTGGCTGCCGCCGGTCTGCCCACGCCAGCATTGCTCGCCCGCAGGCAAAGCACCGACGGCATGGCGATACTGCTGACCACCTGGCTCGACGGCGCGATGACACTCGCCCAAGAGCGGCCCTCCGCTCGGCCCCTGCAGGCGCTCGACGATGTGCTTGAACTGATTGGCCGTCTGCATGCCGCCGGCCTCATCCATAGCGACCTGCATCCAGGCAATCTGCTGCAACACGACGGCCGCTGGTATCTGATCGACGGCGATGCGATCTCCGATGCGACAACATTGAACGCCCGGACGGACAACCTCGCGCTTTTTCTTGCTCAGTTCACCGGGCCAGACGCACCATCCGCGGCCGACGCCCTACCGGCCTACCGTCGCGGGCTGGGAGCGGGCCTTGCAGCGCCGGAAGCGCCTGCGCTCGCAAGCCGCGTCGAGCGCACGCTCGCGACCCGGCTACAGCGCTATATGGAAAAAACCGGTCGTGACTGCACCCGCTTCGTCGCACAGCAGAGCCTCTCGCGAAGAACCCTGATCAGTCGCACCGAAGCCAATTGGCTCGCCCCGCTGCTTACCGATCCCGACCACTGGCTGGAGCAGGGCAAGCGGCTCAAGAGCGGGCGCAGCGCCACCGTCGCGCGCGTGGCGTCAGGGGGCCATGATTGCGTGATCAAACGCTATAACCTGAAGAATCTTGCCCATGCTGCACGGCGCGCACTACGTCCGACCCGTGCCTGGCATGCCTGGCGAGAGGCCCATCGGCTGACGTTTCTCGGCATCCCTACCCCGGCCGCGCTGGCGGTGGTGGAGAACCGATTCGGCCCCTTACGCGGTCGGGCGTGGCTGGTCACCGCCTGGTGCGAGGGCCCCAGCCTCCGCGAACTGTTCGCCCGCCGAGAAGACCAGACGCCCAACACCGACGAGGCCCGAGCATTGACCGAACTGTTTGCCGCACTGCACCGCCACCGCGTCACTCACGGCGATCTGAAGGCAAGCAATCTGCTCTGGTGCGATGGGCGCTTTCATCTGATCGATCTCGACGCCACGGTGCAACACCACAGCAACAATGCCTACCGCAAGGCCTGGGCACGCGACCGCGCCCGACTGCTGGCGAACTGGCCCGCAGGCAGTCGCATTGCGCAGTGGTTCGACACCCACCTGCCGGCGGCAAACTGA
- a CDS encoding glycosyltransferase family 2 protein — translation MDTSAQHPQPSVAITVIIPAYNYAHYLPRALDSVFRQSFPPVRIVVVDDGSTDDTPAVLEHYLAKAPAAPELLTFRQINQGPSAARNHGIRQAIGDYIVFLDADDALLPDALHQLASAITAFQEPAMVFGGRYAVGEDGHRTVRPAYVLSGERERDFAAYVEGRFRISNGTAAIARQVFERISYPEDLRNNEDMVVDALILANHACRSITTPVAEIHAHPGRLRNAVSDRLDNALELTERIFDPEQMPVDLMRFKAPFLARRYLSRFRSFYRAGDRRRALDNFMHALRIEPRQALKPDYLLKALACVLRRSHTSES, via the coding sequence ATGGACACTTCCGCCCAGCACCCGCAGCCCTCGGTCGCAATCACGGTCATCATCCCGGCCTACAACTATGCGCACTATCTGCCCCGGGCTCTGGATTCGGTTTTCCGGCAGAGCTTTCCGCCGGTCCGCATCGTGGTGGTTGATGACGGCTCAACCGATGACACGCCTGCCGTGCTCGAGCACTATCTGGCCAAGGCCCCCGCAGCCCCCGAGTTGCTGACCTTTCGCCAGATCAACCAGGGACCATCGGCCGCCCGCAATCACGGCATCCGGCAGGCCATTGGTGACTACATCGTTTTTCTCGACGCGGACGACGCGCTGCTTCCCGATGCGCTGCATCAACTCGCGTCCGCGATCACGGCCTTTCAAGAGCCGGCCATGGTGTTTGGTGGCCGCTACGCAGTGGGCGAAGACGGCCATCGCACCGTCCGACCCGCTTACGTCCTCAGCGGCGAGCGTGAGCGCGATTTCGCGGCTTATGTAGAGGGCCGCTTCCGCATCTCCAACGGCACCGCGGCAATCGCCCGCCAGGTCTTTGAGCGCATCTCCTATCCCGAGGATCTGCGCAACAACGAGGACATGGTGGTCGACGCCCTCATCCTCGCCAACCACGCATGCCGTTCGATTACCACGCCGGTCGCCGAGATTCACGCTCATCCCGGGCGCCTGCGCAATGCCGTCTCGGACAGACTGGACAACGCCCTTGAACTAACCGAGCGGATCTTCGACCCCGAGCAGATGCCGGTCGACCTGATGCGCTTCAAGGCTCCATTTCTTGCCCGCAGGTATCTATCGCGCTTCAGAAGCTTCTATCGCGCGGGCGACCGGCGCCGCGCCCTGGACAACTTCATGCACGCCTTGCGTATCGAACCGCGTCAGGCGCTGAAACCCGATTACCTGCTCAAGGCGCTCGCTTGCGTGTTGAGACGCAGCCATACCTCGGAATCCTGA